A section of the Capra hircus breed San Clemente chromosome 23, ASM170441v1, whole genome shotgun sequence genome encodes:
- the ZBTB12 gene encoding zinc finger and BTB domain-containing protein 12: protein MASGVEVLRFQLPGHEAATLRNMNQLRAEERFCDVTIVADSLKFRGHKVILAACSPFLRDQFLLNPSSELQVSLMHSARIVADLLLSCYTGALEFAVRDIVNYLTAASYLQMEHVVEKCRNALSQFIEPKIGLKEDGVSDASLVSSVSATKSLLPPARTPKPAPKPPPPPPLPPPLLRPVKLEFPLDEDLELKAEEEDEDEDEDVSDICIVKVESALEVAHRLKPPGGLGGGLGIGGSVGSHLGELAQSSVPPSTVAPPQGVVKACYSLSEDAEGEGLLLIPGGRASVGATSGLVEAAAVAMAARGAGGSLGAGGGRGPLPGGFSSGNPLKNIKCTKCPEVFQGVEKLVFHMRAQHFIFMCPRCGKQFNHSSNLNRHMNVHRGVKSHSCGICGKCFTQKSTLHDHLNLHSGARPYRCSYCDVRFAHKPAIRRHLKEQHGKTTAENVLEASVAEINVLIR, encoded by the coding sequence ATGGCCTCTGGGGTGGAAGTCCTGCGCTTCCAGCTGCCTGGCCACGAGGCCGCTACGCTGAGGAACATGAACCAGCTCCGCGCAGAGGAGCGGTTCTGCGACGTGACCATTGTGGCCGACAGCCTCAAGTTCCGCGGCCACAAGGTCATCCTGGCCGCCTGCTCGCCGTTCCTGCGGGACCAGTTCCTGCTGAATCCCAGCTCTGAGCTGCAGGTCTCACTGATGCACAGTGCACGCATAGTGGCTGACCTGCTCCTGTCTTGCTATACGGGCGCCCTGGAATTCGCCGTCAGGGATATCGTTAACTACCTGACGGCCGCGTCCTACCTGCAGATGGAGCACGTGGTGGAGAAATGCCGGAACGCCCTCAGCCAGTTTATTGAGCCCAAAATAGGCCTTAAAGAGGATGGGGTCAGCGATGCCAGCCTTGTGAGCAGTGTCAGTGCCACCAAATCCCTGCTCCCTCCTGCCAGGACCCCAAAGCCAGCCCCcaaacccccacccccgccccctctccCCCCTCCACTCCTGCGGCCTGTGAAGCTGGAGTTCCCTCTGGATGAGGACCTGGAGCTGAAGGCCGAGGAAGAGGATGAGGACGAGGACGAGGACGTGTCTGACATCTGCATCGTCAAGGTGGAATCAGCCCTGGAGGTGGCACACCGGCTCAAACCTCCCGGGGGCCTCGGAGGAGGTCTGGGCATTGGAGGCTCTGTGGGTAGCCACCTTGGGGAACTGGCCCAGAGCAGCGTGCCTCCCAGCACTGTGGCCCCACCGCAGGGTGTGGTGAAAGCCTGCTATAGTCTGTCTGAGGACGCGGAAGGGGAGGGCCTGCTCTTGATCCCTGGAGGCCGGGCCAGTGTGGGGGCCACCTCAGGCCTCGTGGAGGCAGCAGCGGTGGCCATGGCTgccaggggggcggggggcagcctgggggcagggggcggccGGGGACCCCTGCCCGGAGGCTTTTCCAGCGGAAATCCCCTGAAGAACATCAAGTGCACCAAGTGCCCGGAAGTGTTCCAGGGCGTGGAGAAGCTGGTCTTCCACATGCGGGCGCAGCACTTCATCTTCATGTGCCCGCGCTGCGGCAAGCAGTTCAACCACAGCAGCAACCTCAACCGCCACATGAACGTGCACCGCGGCGTCAAGTCGCACTCGTGTGGCATCTGCGGCAAGTGCTTCACGCAGAAGTCCACGCTGCACGATCACCTCAACCTCCACTCGGGAGCGAGGCCCTATCGCTGCTCCTACTGCGACGTGCGCTTCGCTCACAAGCCGGCCATTAGGCGGCACCTCAAGGAGCAGCACGGCAAGACCACAGCCGAGAACGTGCTGGAGGCTAGTGTGGCTGAGATCAATGTCCTCATCCGCTAG